The following proteins come from a genomic window of Lolium rigidum isolate FL_2022 chromosome 5, APGP_CSIRO_Lrig_0.1, whole genome shotgun sequence:
- the LOC124656120 gene encoding P-loop NTPase domain-containing protein LPA1-like: MAASRLLYIAVADHHGHGRRSTFHYTRPVLQSTLQLMGCKPRHAFKISKRVFDVTRNDFLDASKLGESTAEDGMETAKLLNAENTTNIPFELYKIQTTVVVSREEFLNVVCDALTSYKYVGPNQRADLLLACRIKERKESVTVLLCGTSGCGKSTLSSLLGNRLGITTVVSTDSIRHMMRSFVDEKQNPLLYASTYHAGDYLDPVAVAQAKEKRKLKKLAVISHSNANGDEDGSTSDDKCNEKSPDLPPRTEVTSKKQMAIEGYKAQSEMIIGSLDRLITTWEERKESLIVEGVHLSLNFVMGLMKKHPSIIPFMVYITNEEKHMERFAVRAKYMTLDPAKNRYIKYIQNIRAIQEYLCNRADKHLVPRINNTNVDRSVAAIHATVFSCLRRREAGEQFYDPHTNTAAIVDEEYRNQCAANSLSSKGMFQLIQRQGSSRNLMALLNTDGSVAKAWPVVAGDSNGNINDGTGSENSVGNPMYGPLQIGKAEPVNLQFGSFGISAWPSDTGCTSHTGSADDSKADGTDTGSRYLSSCCSSPKMSDDNSKELVDEYSVFDSEEEEEGSDAGDAETNEDLTDEERDIQEMEEAGSVDEHSTKSDEEYDDLAIRESGYWSDDEQPTLMKKPPALGMDGW; encoded by the exons CCGCCCAGTCCTGCAGAGCACGCTCCAGCTCATGGGATGCAAGCCACGCCACGCCTTCAAG ATCAGCAAGAGAGTATTCGATGTGACGAGGAACGATTTCTTAGACGCGTCAAAACTGGGCGAATCCACAGCCGAGGATGGCATGGAAACTGCCAAGCTCTTGAATGCAGAAAACACGACCAACATACCGTTTGAGTTGTACAAGATCCAGACAACTGTCGTTGTTTCGAGAGAAGAGTTCCTAAATGTTGTATGTGATGCCCTCACTTCCTACAAGTATGTTGGGCCAAATCAGAGGGCTGACTTGCTTCTTGCCTGCAG GATTAAGGAGAGGAAAGAATCGGTGACAGTGTTGTTGTGTGGCACAAGTGGATGCGGCAAATCTACTCTATCATCCCTATTG GGTAACAGGTTGGGTATCACCACCGTAGTTTCTACTGACTCTATACGGCACATGATGAGGAGTTTTGTAGACGAAAAACAAAACCCTCTGCTCTATGCGTCAACCTACCACGCAGGAGATTATCTAGACCCTGTTGCAGTTGCCCAAGCTAAGGAGAAACGCAAGTTAAAGAAACTCGCTGTTATTTCTCATTCAAATGCTAATGGAGACGAAGATGGTAGCACTTCAGATGACAAATGTAATGAGAAATCTCCAGACTTGCCTCCTAGAACTGAAGTGACCAGCAAAAAGCAAATGGCCATAGAAGGATACAAAGCGCAGAGTGAGATGATCATCGGGAGCCTTGATAGATTAATTACAACCTGGGAGGAGCGCAAAGAATCTTTAATTGTAGAAGGAGTTCATTTAAGCCTGAATTTTGTG ATGGGGCTAATGAAGAAACATCCCTCCATTATACCATTTATGGTATATATCACGAATGAGGAGAAGCACATGGAACGTTTTGCAGTCCGTGCAAAGTACATGACGCTTGATCCAGCAAAGAACAGATATATTAAATACATCCAGAACATTAGAGCTATCCAGGAGTACTTGTGCAACCGAGCCGACAAACATCTAGTGCCGAGAATTAATAATACCAATGTAGATCGGAGTGTGGCAGCCATACACGCCACGGTTTTTAGCTGCCTTCGTCGGCGAGAGGCTGGGGAGCAGTTCTATGACCCCCATACAAATACTGCAGCTATAGTAGATGAAGAGTACAGAAACCAGTGCGCTGCAAACTCATTGAGTTCCAAGGGCATGTTTCAGTTGATTCAAAGGCAAGGGTCTTCTAGGAATCTAATGGCGCTGCTTAACACCGATGGTTCAGTTGCTAAGGCATGGCCTGTGGTTGCCGGTGACAGCAATGGTAACATAAATGATGGCACAGGCAGTGAGAATTCTGTGGGAAACCCCATGTACGGTCCGTTGCAAATTGGGAAGGCAGAGCCTGTCAATCTTCAGTTTGGCTCTTTTGGGATCAGTGCATGGCCAAGTGATACCGGATGCACTAGTCATACTGGGAGTGCCGATGACTCCAAGGCTGATGGCACAGATACAGGGAGTAGGTATTTATCCTCATGTTGCAGCTCACCAAAGATGTCAGATGATAATTCCAAAGAG CTTGTGGATGAGTACTCAGTGTTTGAcagtgaagaagaggaagagggtagTGATGCTGGTGATGCAGAGACGAATGAGGATCTAACTGACGAAGAAAGGGACATCCAAGAG ATGGAGGAAGCTGGGTCTGTGGATGAGCactcgacaaagtcagatgaggagtATGATGACCTAGCCATTAGAGAAAGCGGCTACTGGTCTGATGACGAGCAGCCGACCCTGATGAAGAAGCCCCCAGCACTAGGGATGGACGGATGGTAG